The following coding sequences are from one Ornithodoros turicata isolate Travis chromosome 1, ASM3712646v1, whole genome shotgun sequence window:
- the LOC135387675 gene encoding myb-related transcription factor, partner of profilin-like, whose amino-acid sequence MATEAQRMLLLSLLEEAPELYNKRTFLRGETAADRRAKWDRIAATLNAVGAFNKDANGWQQLWKDWRYRVRSRAREMTAENAGHGWRQWVRGDQSGGHSCGHRCPPVWTRPEVNGPCWMRLLLTISQRSGAICETGAMEVRLPVSADQAPPLSDSRRQRTGGACRRRRRRVPPSMAGQLMQRQQELLSEQKAPLEEQKKTVNCLTTICQLLTPMSGSFAHHLERDRRNDSQ is encoded by the exons ATGGCAACCGAGGCACAACGGATGCTGCTGTTGTCACTACTGGAGGAAGCTCCAGAACTCTACAATAAGCGGACCTTCCTCCGGGGTGAGACAGCAGCTGATCGCCGTGCCAAATGGGACCGGATTGCTGCCACCCTTAATGCTGTTGGGGCATTTAATAAAGATGCTAATGGGTGGCAGCAGCTCTGGAAAGACTGGAGGTACCGTGTACGCAGCCGCGCACGGGAGATGACGGCGGAAAATGCAGGCCACGGGTGGAGGCAGTGGGTACGTGGTGACCAGTCAGGGGGCCACTCCTGTGGACATCGCTGCCCACCTGTCTGGACTCGACCAGAGGTTAATGGCCCTTGTTGGATGAGACTCCTCCTCACGATTTCCCAGAGGAGTGGAGCCATCTGCGAAACCGGAGCCATGGAAGTGAGACTTCCTGTCTCTGCT GACCAAGCACCTCCTCTGTCTGACAGCAGGCGTCAGCGCACAGGTGGTGCATGCCGACGACGGAGGAGAAGAGTTCCTCCCTCTATGGCTGGGCAACTCATGCAGCGGCAGCAAGAGTTGCTCAGCGAGCAGAAGGCTCCCCTGGAAGAGCAGAAGAAGACGGTCAACTGTTTGACCACGATTTGTCAG CTGCTCACTCCTATGAGCGGATCGTTCGCTCATCACCTGGAGAGAGACAGACGAAATGACAGTCAATGA